The DNA region AACCACACGGCCGACATCGACCCCGTCGCGGTCCAACTCGCGTGCACGCGCCCCATCCACTTCATGGCCAAGAGCGAGCTGTTCTCCATGCCCGCGCTCGGGCCGTTCCTGAAGCTGTTCAAGGCCTTCCCCGTGAAGCGCGGGGAACCAGACCGGGGGGCGCTGAAACTCGCGGTGGAGTACCTGAAGGCGGGCGAGGTCGTGTGCGTGTTCCCCGAGGGCCAGCTCAGTGAGAACGGCGAGCTCCAGGAGTTGAAGCCGGGCGTGGCGCTGATCGTTCGCATGTCGGGCGCCCCGGTGATCTGCCTGGGCGTGACCGGGACGCGTCGCCTTTTGCCGTACGGGGCGACGATTCCCAGACCGGCGTTCCGAGCGGTCCACGCCGAGTGGGGCGAACCCCACACGTTTGCCAAGGACGACTCGACCGAGGCGATCCTGGGATGGATCGAGGGCCAGTTGCGCTCGCTGACTACCTAAGTCTGGGAGTGCGCGCACTCGCGCGTCGCCCTTCCCCAAGCGGCTTGCCGCCAAGAAACCTGGGAGTGCGCGCGCTCGCGCGTCGCCTTTCCCCCGAGCGGCTTGCCGCGAGACCAAAGCCCGTGACAGGCAACCCCTTTTCGCCGGACAAGTCCGGCGAGCGAGGGCGACGCGCGAGCGCGCGCACTCCCAAGTCGTGGCGAGCCGCTCGGGGGCAAGGCGACGCGCGTGCGCGCGCACTCCCACACTCAGACGAGGTCTTGGGGGTGGTCGATGTCCGCCGCTTCGCTTGGCGCGAGGTCCACGGCCCTCACCTGGTCGGCGTGGCGGTGGAGCAGCACTCTGGCCCCCTCGTCGCCCGACAGTGCACCCAGTTCGCCGCGGTAAGCGCCGCCGAAGAGCACGGGCGGACCCAAACGGCCCTCGGTGCGCGAGGCGACGATCGTGGTTTCCTCCGACCGTTCCGCCACAAGCGCCCGGAGGTGGTCGGGCGGCACGCGCGGCATGTCTCCGAGCACGATCAGGTAGCCCTCCGCGGCGCCCGCGGCTTCCACCCCTGCGGCGATCGAGGTGCCGAGCCCCTCTTCAAAACGGGCGTTGCGAACCACGGTGGCGCCTGGAAGAACGGCCTGCACCCGCGGGGCCTCGAAGCCCGCGACCACCACGATCCGCTCCAGACCCGCCCCGAGCATCGTCTTCCAGACCGCCTCGACGACGAACCCCGATCCCCAGGGGGCAAGCAGCTTGTTGACGCCGCCCATCCGCTCCGAACGTCCCGCCGCAAGCAGGATCCCGGCGATCGTCATCGCATCCGCTTGACCTGCACGATCTCGGCGAGGATTGCGAGCGCGATCTCCTCGGGCGTCCGCGCGCCGATGGCGAGCCCGACCGGGCCGCGGATGCGGTCGAGATCCTCCTCCGAGAATCCTTTGGCCCGCATGCGTTCGCGGCGCGACGCCTGGGTCGATCGGCCCCCGAGGGCGCCGATGTAGGGTGCGGGGCTCCGCAGGAGAATCTCAAGCGCCGGATCGTCGATCTTGGGATCGTGGGTCAGCAGGATCGCATACGTCTCCTCGTCCGGAGGAAAGCCGCACAGCGCGTCTTGCGGCCACTCGGCGACGAGCAGGTCCGGAGGGTCGGGGAACCGCTCCGCGGTCGCGAACGCCGCTCTCGGATCCACGACAACGCTGGTGAACCCGAGGTCGCGTGCGAGGCGAACCAAGGGCACGGCGATATGCACGGCGCCGACGATGAGAAGCCGGTCCGGTGCGGGCATGACGTGGACGAAACACGGAACGCCCTCGACCTCGGCCACACCGTCCTCGCGCCGTCCCCATGCGCTCCTTGCTGCTTCCACAGCCGGCAAAAGGCCTCCCGACGACGCGCCGGTCGGGCTCCACACCAGGTGTGTCGGCCGATTCGGGTCGAGGCTGGCCACGCGCACGCAGGCGAGGCCCTCGTCGGCCATCCGCAGCACGTCCCACCAACCCGTCCCGTCGGGTCCGTCCTCCTCAAGGGCCGGACGCTCGACCCACACTTGGATTCCGCCGCCGCAAGAGAGACCGACCTCCCATCCGTCGTCGGACGCTTCTCCAAATTCGAGCAGTCTGGGCCGGCCGTCCCCGAGCACCGACAGGGCTTCGGTGATCACCGCCCCCTCCACGCAGCCGCCGCTCACCGACCCCACGCTCAGACCGTCGTCGCGCACGGCCATGCAGGCACCGGTCGGGCGCGGGGACGAGCCCCGCGTCTGGACCACCGTGGCCAACGCGAACCGCCGGCCTTCGGCCGTCCACTCCAGCACCGCTCCGGCGACGGCGCGCATCTAGTCGAGGTCGCCCGGCTGCATCGGAAGGCGCCGAATGCGCTTGCCGGTCGCGGCGAAGATCGCGTTCATCAACGCGGGCGGCACCGGCGGGTAGGTGGGCTCGCCCATTCCTCCCGGCGAGTTGGCGCCCTCGATGAAGTGCACTTCCACATTCGGCATGTCGGCGATCTTGATCCACGGGTAATCGAAGTAGGAGCTCTGTTCGACTCCGCCGTTCGCGATCGTGATGCCCGCGTGCAAGGCCGTGGAGATTCCGTCGACCACACACCCCTCGGCTTGGGCGCTGGCCCCGCTCGGACTCACGACCACCCCGCAATCGATGGCCTCGACCACGCGGTCCACCTTCACCTCGCCCGCTCTCACGGTCACTTCGGCGACGACCGCGACATACGAGCCGAAGCCCGCGAAGCACGCGACGCCTTGGGCGGAGCCCTTGGGCATCTCGCGGCCCCACTGCGCCTTCTCCTTCACAGTCTCGACGCACTTCTTCAGCCTGGGATCTTGCAGGAGTTTCAAGCGAAGTTCGAGCGGGTCCTGGCCGCCCAGATGCGCCAGTTCGTCGAAGAAGGACTCCTCGACGAAGCACGTCTGGGAGGCGCCGACCGAGCGCCATGCGCCGGTTGGAACGGGAATGTTCGCACCGCCGTTGCGCTGCTGCACGTTCGCTACGTCGTAGGCGATGCGCGTGCGGGAGAAATCCCCGCCGCCCCGCCGCCCCGACGGGCCCATCATCTGGTGAAGCCACGCGACCGGCATGCCCTGCGCGTCCACCGCACCCATCAGGGCGTGGTGGCTGGTGGGGCGGTAGAAGTCATGGCGCATGTCGTCGTCGCGCGACCAGATCACCTGCACCGGACCGCCGATCGCCTTCGAGAGAAGCGCAGCCTCCGTCGCGTAGTCGCCCTGAAGGCGCCGGCCGAATCCTCCGCCGATCATCGGGACGTGCACCGTCACCGCCGTCAGGGGCAGGCCGAGGGTTTGTGCGACCGAGGAGCGCACCCCGTCCGCGCCCTGGGTGGGAGCCCAAAGCTCGGCGGAGTCGGCCTTCACGTCGGCGATGCAGTTCATCGGCTCCAACGGCGAGTGCGACAGGAACGGAAGGTCGTACTCCGCGCGGAGGCTCTTCGCACCGCCGACGGCTGGAAACTCGCCGACCGCGTCCACCAAGGCCTGGCGGATCTTCGCGCTGTCGAGATCGGCGTTCGGGCCCATGTCCCAGTCGATCTCGAGCACGCGGCGCCCCTCGAGGGCCGCCCACGTGTGGTCGGCGACGACCGCGATGCCCGAGGGCTGCTCGACGACCTTGCGTACGCCGGGAATCCGCATCGTGCGCGAATCGTCGAACGACTTCGCCCGAGCGCCAAACGCCGGCGGGCGTGCGATCGCGGCGACCGCGGCGCCCTTGGGCCGAAGGTCCGACGCATACTGCGCCTTGCCCATAGCGATGTCGCGGGCATCGATCCGTCCCACCCGCTTGCCCACGAGCTTGAACGCCTCGGGGCTCTTGAGCTGGACGGATTGGCGATCGGGGACCGGAAGGGTCGCGGCCAACTCGACCAGCTCGCCAAAGGGGGCTTCGCGACCGGGACCCGGGTGCGACACCTTGCCGTTCTCGGCGTGGCACTCGGACGCGGGCACGCCCCACTTCTGGGCGGCCGCGGCGACCAGCATCGTCCGGGCGGTTGCGCCGGTGAGGCGAAGCGGTCCCCACATCGAACGCACCGAACTGCTGCCGCCCGTGCCTTGGGAGCCGTACTTCTCACGGTCGCCGTCGGCCTGCTCCACACGCACGTTCTCCCAAGGAATGTCCAACTCCTCGGCGACGAGGGTGGCGAGCACCGTGCGGGCACCTTGCCCCATGTCGGACTTGGAAATCGTGACGGTCGCAATGCCGTTGGAATCAAGGCGGAGCCAAGCGCTCGGGATCAGTTCGGCCTTGCCGGCGCCGCTCTTCAGGAGCCCTTCTTCCAACGTGGGGCGGGCGTAACAACCGAGGACCAATCCTGCGCCGGCACCGGCGGTGACCTTCAGAAGCGTTCGTCGGGAAAGCGATGGTTGGCTGCTCATGGCTGCTCCTCCTTGGCCGCGCGGTGGATGGCCGCGCGGATGCGCTGGTACGTGCCGCACCGGCAAACGTTGTGCTGCATGGCCTCGTCGATCTGCTCGTTGGACGGGCGGGGCGTCGAGGCCAAGAGGGCCGCCGCGCTCATGATCTGACCCGTCTGGCAGTAGCCGCACTGCGCGACGTCCTCCGCGACCCAGGCGCGCTGCACCGGGTGCGATCCGTCGGGCGACAGGCCCTCGATGGTCGTGATCTTCTTGCCGACCGCGTCGGCGACGGGGAGGAGGCAGGACCGAAACGCGGCGCCGTCGAGATGCACCGTGCAAGAGCCACAAGAGCCGACGCCGCATCCGTACTTGGCGCCCGTCAGCCCCAGGTTGTCTCGCAACACCCACAGAAGGGGCGTGGTCGGCACCGCTTCCACCTTGTGTTCCTTGCCGTTGACGACGAGCACGAATTCTTTCATATGGGATGGGCCTCCGTCTTTCTACTGTACTACGGGTGGGCGTGGTGGGCGGGTTAGCCGGCGAGGGAAGTTGCTCGCAAAGAACGCTATG from Fimbriimonadaceae bacterium includes:
- a CDS encoding 1-acyl-sn-glycerol-3-phosphate acyltransferase, with amino-acid sequence MAENHPSPPVHGPLFRWLWLPMMKLFAGFLMFLLGSLRVRGKYRVPRKGPVLVLVNHTADIDPVAVQLACTRPIHFMAKSELFSMPALGPFLKLFKAFPVKRGEPDRGALKLAVEYLKAGEVVCVFPEGQLSENGELQELKPGVALIVRMSGAPVICLGVTGTRRLLPYGATIPRPAFRAVHAEWGEPHTFAKDDSTEAILGWIEGQLRSLTT
- a CDS encoding nucleotidyltransferase family protein, which encodes MTIAGILLAAGRSERMGGVNKLLAPWGSGFVVEAVWKTMLGAGLERIVVVAGFEAPRVQAVLPGATVVRNARFEEGLGTSIAAGVEAAGAAEGYLIVLGDMPRVPPDHLRALVAERSEETTIVASRTEGRLGPPVLFGGAYRGELGALSGDEGARVLLHRHADQVRAVDLAPSEAADIDHPQDLV
- a CDS encoding XdhC family protein, with product MRAVAGAVLEWTAEGRRFALATVVQTRGSSPRPTGACMAVRDDGLSVGSVSGGCVEGAVITEALSVLGDGRPRLLEFGEASDDGWEVGLSCGGGIQVWVERPALEEDGPDGTGWWDVLRMADEGLACVRVASLDPNRPTHLVWSPTGASSGGLLPAVEAARSAWGRREDGVAEVEGVPCFVHVMPAPDRLLIVGAVHIAVPLVRLARDLGFTSVVVDPRAAFATAERFPDPPDLLVAEWPQDALCGFPPDEETYAILLTHDPKIDDPALEILLRSPAPYIGALGGRSTQASRRERMRAKGFSEEDLDRIRGPVGLAIGARTPEEIALAILAEIVQVKRMR
- a CDS encoding molybdopterin-dependent oxidoreductase; translated protein: MSSQPSLSRRTLLKVTAGAGAGLVLGCYARPTLEEGLLKSGAGKAELIPSAWLRLDSNGIATVTISKSDMGQGARTVLATLVAEELDIPWENVRVEQADGDREKYGSQGTGGSSSVRSMWGPLRLTGATARTMLVAAAAQKWGVPASECHAENGKVSHPGPGREAPFGELVELAATLPVPDRQSVQLKSPEAFKLVGKRVGRIDARDIAMGKAQYASDLRPKGAAVAAIARPPAFGARAKSFDDSRTMRIPGVRKVVEQPSGIAVVADHTWAALEGRRVLEIDWDMGPNADLDSAKIRQALVDAVGEFPAVGGAKSLRAEYDLPFLSHSPLEPMNCIADVKADSAELWAPTQGADGVRSSVAQTLGLPLTAVTVHVPMIGGGFGRRLQGDYATEAALLSKAIGGPVQVIWSRDDDMRHDFYRPTSHHALMGAVDAQGMPVAWLHQMMGPSGRRGGGDFSRTRIAYDVANVQQRNGGANIPVPTGAWRSVGASQTCFVEESFFDELAHLGGQDPLELRLKLLQDPRLKKCVETVKEKAQWGREMPKGSAQGVACFAGFGSYVAVVAEVTVRAGEVKVDRVVEAIDCGVVVSPSGASAQAEGCVVDGISTALHAGITIANGGVEQSSYFDYPWIKIADMPNVEVHFIEGANSPGGMGEPTYPPVPPALMNAIFAATGKRIRRLPMQPGDLD
- a CDS encoding (2Fe-2S)-binding protein → MKEFVLVVNGKEHKVEAVPTTPLLWVLRDNLGLTGAKYGCGVGSCGSCTVHLDGAAFRSCLLPVADAVGKKITTIEGLSPDGSHPVQRAWVAEDVAQCGYCQTGQIMSAAALLASTPRPSNEQIDEAMQHNVCRCGTYQRIRAAIHRAAKEEQP